In one window of Henckelia pumila isolate YLH828 chromosome 1, ASM3356847v2, whole genome shotgun sequence DNA:
- the LOC140879607 gene encoding uncharacterized protein isoform X3 — MSHQDYIKKLRKEACPSQTYLELTADVLENPLSSFNMAGYEMSAGDKSTSAEFGNDQETMIFEDQLESSDQIPYFPIPSTVEIDRIKFQTEQRYPTPGEPTCVVCGKYGEYICNETDDDVCSMECKAELLRSIELDQDPSNGQLHVELFSARGGTFEVPESGGDKWDHDRNNWSKKSSSLCTYECWKCQKPGHLAEDCLALVQHKFNSIPRDLLDLYKRCSQIGKNFLAAKCNSCCRSATLAACLFCDINFCDSAGHLSEHIKDHPSHKQYYSYKLKRLVKCCKATCGVTDIRDILVCHYCVNKAYDRFYDV; from the exons ATGTCTCACCAGGATTATATTAAAAAGCTGAG GAAGGAAGCATGTCCTTCACAAACTTATCTGGAGTTAACCGCAGATGTGTTG GAAAATCCACTTTCATCTTTCAATATGGCGGGATATGAAA TGTCTGCAGGTGATAAAAGTACTTCTGCAGAATTTGGAAATGACCAAGAGACAATGATTTTCGAAGATCAACTGGAATCTAGTGACCAGATTCCGTACTTCCCTATACCCA GTACTGTGGAAATTGATCGAATCAAATTTCAAACCGAGCAGAGGTATCCCACGCCAGGAGAACCCACATGTGTTGTATGTGGGAAATACGGGGAGTATATATGCAATGAG ACTGATGATGATGTATGCAGCATGGAATGCAAAGCTGAACTTCTTAGAAGCATTGAACTCGACCAG GATCCCTCAAATGGACAACTCCATGTTGAATTATTTTCTGCTCGTGGAGGTACATTTGAAGTACCCGAATCTGGTGGAGACAAATGGGATCACGATCGGAATAATTGGTCTAAGAAGAGTTCCAGTCTTTGTACTTATGAATG TTGGAAATGTCAAAAGCCTGGGCATCTTGCAGAAGATTGTTTG GCACTTGTTCAAcacaaattcaattcaataccaAGAGATCTTCTTGATTTATACAAAAG ATGCAGCCAAATTGGAAAAAACTTCTTGGCTGCTAAGTGCAACTCATGTTGTAGATCAGCAACCCTAGCTGCATGCCTATTCTGCGACATTAACTTTTGTGACAG TGCAGGCCACTTGAGCGAACATATTAAGGACCATCCATCCCACAAACAATACTACTCATATAAACTCAAGCGTCTG GTCAAATGCTGTAAAGCAACATGCGGGGTGACTGACATCAGAGATATTTTAGTTTGTCATTACTGTGTTAACAAGGCGTATGATAGATTTTATGATGTCTAG
- the LOC140879607 gene encoding uncharacterized protein isoform X4: MSHQDYIKKLRKEACPSQTYLELTADVLENPLSSFNMAGYESDKSTSAEFGNDQETMIFEDQLESSDQIPYFPIPSTVEIDRIKFQTEQRYPTPGEPTCVVCGKYGEYICNETDDDVCSMECKAELLRSIELDQDPSNGQLHVELFSARGGTFEVPESGGDKWDHDRNNWSKKSSSLCTYECWKCQKPGHLAEDCLALVQHKFNSIPRDLLDLYKRCSQIGKNFLAAKCNSCCRSATLAACLFCDINFCDSAGHLSEHIKDHPSHKQYYSYKLKRLVKCCKATCGVTDIRDILVCHYCVNKAYDRFYDV; this comes from the exons ATGTCTCACCAGGATTATATTAAAAAGCTGAG GAAGGAAGCATGTCCTTCACAAACTTATCTGGAGTTAACCGCAGATGTGTTG GAAAATCCACTTTCATCTTTCAATATGGCGGGATATGAAA GTGATAAAAGTACTTCTGCAGAATTTGGAAATGACCAAGAGACAATGATTTTCGAAGATCAACTGGAATCTAGTGACCAGATTCCGTACTTCCCTATACCCA GTACTGTGGAAATTGATCGAATCAAATTTCAAACCGAGCAGAGGTATCCCACGCCAGGAGAACCCACATGTGTTGTATGTGGGAAATACGGGGAGTATATATGCAATGAG ACTGATGATGATGTATGCAGCATGGAATGCAAAGCTGAACTTCTTAGAAGCATTGAACTCGACCAG GATCCCTCAAATGGACAACTCCATGTTGAATTATTTTCTGCTCGTGGAGGTACATTTGAAGTACCCGAATCTGGTGGAGACAAATGGGATCACGATCGGAATAATTGGTCTAAGAAGAGTTCCAGTCTTTGTACTTATGAATG TTGGAAATGTCAAAAGCCTGGGCATCTTGCAGAAGATTGTTTG GCACTTGTTCAAcacaaattcaattcaataccaAGAGATCTTCTTGATTTATACAAAAG ATGCAGCCAAATTGGAAAAAACTTCTTGGCTGCTAAGTGCAACTCATGTTGTAGATCAGCAACCCTAGCTGCATGCCTATTCTGCGACATTAACTTTTGTGACAG TGCAGGCCACTTGAGCGAACATATTAAGGACCATCCATCCCACAAACAATACTACTCATATAAACTCAAGCGTCTG GTCAAATGCTGTAAAGCAACATGCGGGGTGACTGACATCAGAGATATTTTAGTTTGTCATTACTGTGTTAACAAGGCGTATGATAGATTTTATGATGTCTAG
- the LOC140879607 gene encoding uncharacterized protein isoform X6 has protein sequence MSHQDYIKKLRKEACPSQTYLELTADVLVDSENPLSSFNMAGYEMSAGDKSTSAEFGNDQETMIFEDQLESSDQIPYFPIPSTVEIDRIKFQTEQRYPTPGEPTCVVCGKYGEYICNETDDDVCSMECKAELLRSIELDQDPSNGQLHVELFSARGGTFEVPESGGDKWDHDRNNWSKKSSSLCTYECWKCQKPGHLAEDCLALVQHKFNSIPRDLLDLYKRCSQIGKNFLAAKCNSCCRSATLAACLFCDINFCDSAGHLSEHIKDHPSHKQYYSYKLKRLAWIYLREERS, from the exons ATGTCTCACCAGGATTATATTAAAAAGCTGAG GAAGGAAGCATGTCCTTCACAAACTTATCTGGAGTTAACCGCAGATGTGTTGGTAGACTCA GAAAATCCACTTTCATCTTTCAATATGGCGGGATATGAAA TGTCTGCAGGTGATAAAAGTACTTCTGCAGAATTTGGAAATGACCAAGAGACAATGATTTTCGAAGATCAACTGGAATCTAGTGACCAGATTCCGTACTTCCCTATACCCA GTACTGTGGAAATTGATCGAATCAAATTTCAAACCGAGCAGAGGTATCCCACGCCAGGAGAACCCACATGTGTTGTATGTGGGAAATACGGGGAGTATATATGCAATGAG ACTGATGATGATGTATGCAGCATGGAATGCAAAGCTGAACTTCTTAGAAGCATTGAACTCGACCAG GATCCCTCAAATGGACAACTCCATGTTGAATTATTTTCTGCTCGTGGAGGTACATTTGAAGTACCCGAATCTGGTGGAGACAAATGGGATCACGATCGGAATAATTGGTCTAAGAAGAGTTCCAGTCTTTGTACTTATGAATG TTGGAAATGTCAAAAGCCTGGGCATCTTGCAGAAGATTGTTTG GCACTTGTTCAAcacaaattcaattcaataccaAGAGATCTTCTTGATTTATACAAAAG ATGCAGCCAAATTGGAAAAAACTTCTTGGCTGCTAAGTGCAACTCATGTTGTAGATCAGCAACCCTAGCTGCATGCCTATTCTGCGACATTAACTTTTGTGACAG TGCAGGCCACTTGAGCGAACATATTAAGGACCATCCATCCCACAAACAATACTACTCATATAAACTCAAGCGTCTG GCATGGATTTATTTACGTGAGGAAAGAAGTTGA
- the LOC140879607 gene encoding uncharacterized protein isoform X7, translated as MSHQDYIKKLRKEACPSQTYLELTADVLVDSENPLSSFNMAGYEMSAGDKSTSAEFGNDQETMIFEDQLESSDQIPYFPIPSTVEIDRIKFQTEQRYPTPGEPTCVVCGKYGEYICNETDDDVCSMECKAELLRSIELDQDPSNGQLHVELFSARGGTFEVPESGGDKWDHDRNNWSKKSSSLCTYECWKCQKPGHLAEDCLALVQHKFNSIPRDLLDLYKRCSQIGKNFLAAKCNSCCRSATLAACLFCDINFCDSAGHLSEHIKDHPSHKQYYSYKLKRLLIETERTRGC; from the exons ATGTCTCACCAGGATTATATTAAAAAGCTGAG GAAGGAAGCATGTCCTTCACAAACTTATCTGGAGTTAACCGCAGATGTGTTGGTAGACTCA GAAAATCCACTTTCATCTTTCAATATGGCGGGATATGAAA TGTCTGCAGGTGATAAAAGTACTTCTGCAGAATTTGGAAATGACCAAGAGACAATGATTTTCGAAGATCAACTGGAATCTAGTGACCAGATTCCGTACTTCCCTATACCCA GTACTGTGGAAATTGATCGAATCAAATTTCAAACCGAGCAGAGGTATCCCACGCCAGGAGAACCCACATGTGTTGTATGTGGGAAATACGGGGAGTATATATGCAATGAG ACTGATGATGATGTATGCAGCATGGAATGCAAAGCTGAACTTCTTAGAAGCATTGAACTCGACCAG GATCCCTCAAATGGACAACTCCATGTTGAATTATTTTCTGCTCGTGGAGGTACATTTGAAGTACCCGAATCTGGTGGAGACAAATGGGATCACGATCGGAATAATTGGTCTAAGAAGAGTTCCAGTCTTTGTACTTATGAATG TTGGAAATGTCAAAAGCCTGGGCATCTTGCAGAAGATTGTTTG GCACTTGTTCAAcacaaattcaattcaataccaAGAGATCTTCTTGATTTATACAAAAG ATGCAGCCAAATTGGAAAAAACTTCTTGGCTGCTAAGTGCAACTCATGTTGTAGATCAGCAACCCTAGCTGCATGCCTATTCTGCGACATTAACTTTTGTGACAG TGCAGGCCACTTGAGCGAACATATTAAGGACCATCCATCCCACAAACAATACTACTCATATAAACTCAAGCGTCTG CTTATAGAAACAGAACGTACAAGGGGGTGTTGA
- the LOC140879607 gene encoding uncharacterized protein isoform X2 yields the protein MSHQDYIKKLRKEACPSQTYLELTADVLVDSENPLSSFNMAGYESDKSTSAEFGNDQETMIFEDQLESSDQIPYFPIPSTVEIDRIKFQTEQRYPTPGEPTCVVCGKYGEYICNETDDDVCSMECKAELLRSIELDQDPSNGQLHVELFSARGGTFEVPESGGDKWDHDRNNWSKKSSSLCTYECWKCQKPGHLAEDCLALVQHKFNSIPRDLLDLYKRCSQIGKNFLAAKCNSCCRSATLAACLFCDINFCDSAGHLSEHIKDHPSHKQYYSYKLKRLVKCCKATCGVTDIRDILVCHYCVNKAYDRFYDV from the exons ATGTCTCACCAGGATTATATTAAAAAGCTGAG GAAGGAAGCATGTCCTTCACAAACTTATCTGGAGTTAACCGCAGATGTGTTGGTAGACTCA GAAAATCCACTTTCATCTTTCAATATGGCGGGATATGAAA GTGATAAAAGTACTTCTGCAGAATTTGGAAATGACCAAGAGACAATGATTTTCGAAGATCAACTGGAATCTAGTGACCAGATTCCGTACTTCCCTATACCCA GTACTGTGGAAATTGATCGAATCAAATTTCAAACCGAGCAGAGGTATCCCACGCCAGGAGAACCCACATGTGTTGTATGTGGGAAATACGGGGAGTATATATGCAATGAG ACTGATGATGATGTATGCAGCATGGAATGCAAAGCTGAACTTCTTAGAAGCATTGAACTCGACCAG GATCCCTCAAATGGACAACTCCATGTTGAATTATTTTCTGCTCGTGGAGGTACATTTGAAGTACCCGAATCTGGTGGAGACAAATGGGATCACGATCGGAATAATTGGTCTAAGAAGAGTTCCAGTCTTTGTACTTATGAATG TTGGAAATGTCAAAAGCCTGGGCATCTTGCAGAAGATTGTTTG GCACTTGTTCAAcacaaattcaattcaataccaAGAGATCTTCTTGATTTATACAAAAG ATGCAGCCAAATTGGAAAAAACTTCTTGGCTGCTAAGTGCAACTCATGTTGTAGATCAGCAACCCTAGCTGCATGCCTATTCTGCGACATTAACTTTTGTGACAG TGCAGGCCACTTGAGCGAACATATTAAGGACCATCCATCCCACAAACAATACTACTCATATAAACTCAAGCGTCTG GTCAAATGCTGTAAAGCAACATGCGGGGTGACTGACATCAGAGATATTTTAGTTTGTCATTACTGTGTTAACAAGGCGTATGATAGATTTTATGATGTCTAG
- the LOC140879607 gene encoding uncharacterized protein isoform X10 translates to MSHQDYIKKLRKEACPSQTYLELTADVLVDSENPLSSFNMAGYEMSAGDKSTSAEFGNDQETMIFEDQLESSDQIPYFPIPSTVEIDRIKFQTEQRYPTPGEPTCVVCGKYGEYICNETDDDVCSMECKAELLRSIELDQDPSNGQLHVELFSARGGTFEVPESGGDKWDHDRNNWSKKSSSLCTYECWKCQKPGHLAEDCLALVQHKFNSIPRDLLDLYKRCSQIGKNFLAAKCNSCCRSATLAACLFCDINFCDRPLERTY, encoded by the exons ATGTCTCACCAGGATTATATTAAAAAGCTGAG GAAGGAAGCATGTCCTTCACAAACTTATCTGGAGTTAACCGCAGATGTGTTGGTAGACTCA GAAAATCCACTTTCATCTTTCAATATGGCGGGATATGAAA TGTCTGCAGGTGATAAAAGTACTTCTGCAGAATTTGGAAATGACCAAGAGACAATGATTTTCGAAGATCAACTGGAATCTAGTGACCAGATTCCGTACTTCCCTATACCCA GTACTGTGGAAATTGATCGAATCAAATTTCAAACCGAGCAGAGGTATCCCACGCCAGGAGAACCCACATGTGTTGTATGTGGGAAATACGGGGAGTATATATGCAATGAG ACTGATGATGATGTATGCAGCATGGAATGCAAAGCTGAACTTCTTAGAAGCATTGAACTCGACCAG GATCCCTCAAATGGACAACTCCATGTTGAATTATTTTCTGCTCGTGGAGGTACATTTGAAGTACCCGAATCTGGTGGAGACAAATGGGATCACGATCGGAATAATTGGTCTAAGAAGAGTTCCAGTCTTTGTACTTATGAATG TTGGAAATGTCAAAAGCCTGGGCATCTTGCAGAAGATTGTTTG GCACTTGTTCAAcacaaattcaattcaataccaAGAGATCTTCTTGATTTATACAAAAG ATGCAGCCAAATTGGAAAAAACTTCTTGGCTGCTAAGTGCAACTCATGTTGTAGATCAGCAACCCTAGCTGCATGCCTATTCTGCGACATTAACTTTTGTGACAG GCCACTTGAGCGAACATATTAA
- the LOC140879607 gene encoding uncharacterized protein isoform X8: MSHQDYIKKLRKEACPSQTYLELTADVLVDSENPLSSFNMAGYEMSAGDKSTSAEFGNDQETMIFEDQLESSDQIPYFPIPSTVEIDRIKFQTEQRYPTPGEPTCVVCGKYGEYICNETDDDVCSMECKAELLRSIELDQDPSNGQLHVELFSARGGTFEVPESGGDKWDHDRNNWSKKSSSLCTYECWKCQKPGHLAEDCLALVQHKFNSIPRDLLDLYKRCSQIGKNFLAAKCNSCCRSATLAACLFCDINFCDSAGHLSEHIKDHPSHKQYYSYKLKRLSCCKEW; the protein is encoded by the exons ATGTCTCACCAGGATTATATTAAAAAGCTGAG GAAGGAAGCATGTCCTTCACAAACTTATCTGGAGTTAACCGCAGATGTGTTGGTAGACTCA GAAAATCCACTTTCATCTTTCAATATGGCGGGATATGAAA TGTCTGCAGGTGATAAAAGTACTTCTGCAGAATTTGGAAATGACCAAGAGACAATGATTTTCGAAGATCAACTGGAATCTAGTGACCAGATTCCGTACTTCCCTATACCCA GTACTGTGGAAATTGATCGAATCAAATTTCAAACCGAGCAGAGGTATCCCACGCCAGGAGAACCCACATGTGTTGTATGTGGGAAATACGGGGAGTATATATGCAATGAG ACTGATGATGATGTATGCAGCATGGAATGCAAAGCTGAACTTCTTAGAAGCATTGAACTCGACCAG GATCCCTCAAATGGACAACTCCATGTTGAATTATTTTCTGCTCGTGGAGGTACATTTGAAGTACCCGAATCTGGTGGAGACAAATGGGATCACGATCGGAATAATTGGTCTAAGAAGAGTTCCAGTCTTTGTACTTATGAATG TTGGAAATGTCAAAAGCCTGGGCATCTTGCAGAAGATTGTTTG GCACTTGTTCAAcacaaattcaattcaataccaAGAGATCTTCTTGATTTATACAAAAG ATGCAGCCAAATTGGAAAAAACTTCTTGGCTGCTAAGTGCAACTCATGTTGTAGATCAGCAACCCTAGCTGCATGCCTATTCTGCGACATTAACTTTTGTGACAG TGCAGGCCACTTGAGCGAACATATTAAGGACCATCCATCCCACAAACAATACTACTCATATAAACTCAAGCGTCTG AGTTGTTGTAAGGAGTGGTGA
- the LOC140879607 gene encoding uncharacterized protein isoform X9, which yields MSHQDYIKKLRKEACPSQTYLELTADVLVDSENPLSSFNMAGYEMSAGDKSTSAEFGNDQETMIFEDQLESSDQIPYFPIPSTVEIDRIKFQTEQRYPTPGEPTCVVCGKYGEYICNETDDDVCSMECKAELLRSIELDQDPSNGQLHVELFSARGGTFEVPESGGDKWDHDRNNWSKKSSSLCTYECWKCQKPGHLAEDCLALVQHKFNSIPRDLLDLYKRCSQIGKNFLAAKCNSCCRSATLAACLFCDINFCDRSNAVKQHAG from the exons ATGTCTCACCAGGATTATATTAAAAAGCTGAG GAAGGAAGCATGTCCTTCACAAACTTATCTGGAGTTAACCGCAGATGTGTTGGTAGACTCA GAAAATCCACTTTCATCTTTCAATATGGCGGGATATGAAA TGTCTGCAGGTGATAAAAGTACTTCTGCAGAATTTGGAAATGACCAAGAGACAATGATTTTCGAAGATCAACTGGAATCTAGTGACCAGATTCCGTACTTCCCTATACCCA GTACTGTGGAAATTGATCGAATCAAATTTCAAACCGAGCAGAGGTATCCCACGCCAGGAGAACCCACATGTGTTGTATGTGGGAAATACGGGGAGTATATATGCAATGAG ACTGATGATGATGTATGCAGCATGGAATGCAAAGCTGAACTTCTTAGAAGCATTGAACTCGACCAG GATCCCTCAAATGGACAACTCCATGTTGAATTATTTTCTGCTCGTGGAGGTACATTTGAAGTACCCGAATCTGGTGGAGACAAATGGGATCACGATCGGAATAATTGGTCTAAGAAGAGTTCCAGTCTTTGTACTTATGAATG TTGGAAATGTCAAAAGCCTGGGCATCTTGCAGAAGATTGTTTG GCACTTGTTCAAcacaaattcaattcaataccaAGAGATCTTCTTGATTTATACAAAAG ATGCAGCCAAATTGGAAAAAACTTCTTGGCTGCTAAGTGCAACTCATGTTGTAGATCAGCAACCCTAGCTGCATGCCTATTCTGCGACATTAACTTTTGTGACAG GTCAAATGCTGTAAAGCAACATGCGGGGTGA
- the LOC140879607 gene encoding uncharacterized protein isoform X1 has translation MSHQDYIKKLRKEACPSQTYLELTADVLVDSENPLSSFNMAGYEMSAGDKSTSAEFGNDQETMIFEDQLESSDQIPYFPIPSTVEIDRIKFQTEQRYPTPGEPTCVVCGKYGEYICNETDDDVCSMECKAELLRSIELDQDPSNGQLHVELFSARGGTFEVPESGGDKWDHDRNNWSKKSSSLCTYECWKCQKPGHLAEDCLALVQHKFNSIPRDLLDLYKRCSQIGKNFLAAKCNSCCRSATLAACLFCDINFCDSAGHLSEHIKDHPSHKQYYSYKLKRLVKCCKATCGVTDIRDILVCHYCVNKAYDRFYDV, from the exons ATGTCTCACCAGGATTATATTAAAAAGCTGAG GAAGGAAGCATGTCCTTCACAAACTTATCTGGAGTTAACCGCAGATGTGTTGGTAGACTCA GAAAATCCACTTTCATCTTTCAATATGGCGGGATATGAAA TGTCTGCAGGTGATAAAAGTACTTCTGCAGAATTTGGAAATGACCAAGAGACAATGATTTTCGAAGATCAACTGGAATCTAGTGACCAGATTCCGTACTTCCCTATACCCA GTACTGTGGAAATTGATCGAATCAAATTTCAAACCGAGCAGAGGTATCCCACGCCAGGAGAACCCACATGTGTTGTATGTGGGAAATACGGGGAGTATATATGCAATGAG ACTGATGATGATGTATGCAGCATGGAATGCAAAGCTGAACTTCTTAGAAGCATTGAACTCGACCAG GATCCCTCAAATGGACAACTCCATGTTGAATTATTTTCTGCTCGTGGAGGTACATTTGAAGTACCCGAATCTGGTGGAGACAAATGGGATCACGATCGGAATAATTGGTCTAAGAAGAGTTCCAGTCTTTGTACTTATGAATG TTGGAAATGTCAAAAGCCTGGGCATCTTGCAGAAGATTGTTTG GCACTTGTTCAAcacaaattcaattcaataccaAGAGATCTTCTTGATTTATACAAAAG ATGCAGCCAAATTGGAAAAAACTTCTTGGCTGCTAAGTGCAACTCATGTTGTAGATCAGCAACCCTAGCTGCATGCCTATTCTGCGACATTAACTTTTGTGACAG TGCAGGCCACTTGAGCGAACATATTAAGGACCATCCATCCCACAAACAATACTACTCATATAAACTCAAGCGTCTG GTCAAATGCTGTAAAGCAACATGCGGGGTGACTGACATCAGAGATATTTTAGTTTGTCATTACTGTGTTAACAAGGCGTATGATAGATTTTATGATGTCTAG
- the LOC140879607 gene encoding uncharacterized protein isoform X5, with translation MELVSGLFFVFVFLYQITVFLYLFLPTTRLVSAGDKSTSAEFGNDQETMIFEDQLESSDQIPYFPIPSTVEIDRIKFQTEQRYPTPGEPTCVVCGKYGEYICNETDDDVCSMECKAELLRSIELDQDPSNGQLHVELFSARGGTFEVPESGGDKWDHDRNNWSKKSSSLCTYECWKCQKPGHLAEDCLALVQHKFNSIPRDLLDLYKRCSQIGKNFLAAKCNSCCRSATLAACLFCDINFCDSAGHLSEHIKDHPSHKQYYSYKLKRLVKCCKATCGVTDIRDILVCHYCVNKAYDRFYDV, from the exons atgGAACTAGTTTCaggtttattttttgtttttgtttttttgtatcAAATAACAGTATTTCTCTATTTATTTTTACCAACAACAAGACTAGTGTCTGCAGGTGATAAAAGTACTTCTGCAGAATTTGGAAATGACCAAGAGACAATGATTTTCGAAGATCAACTGGAATCTAGTGACCAGATTCCGTACTTCCCTATACCCA GTACTGTGGAAATTGATCGAATCAAATTTCAAACCGAGCAGAGGTATCCCACGCCAGGAGAACCCACATGTGTTGTATGTGGGAAATACGGGGAGTATATATGCAATGAG ACTGATGATGATGTATGCAGCATGGAATGCAAAGCTGAACTTCTTAGAAGCATTGAACTCGACCAG GATCCCTCAAATGGACAACTCCATGTTGAATTATTTTCTGCTCGTGGAGGTACATTTGAAGTACCCGAATCTGGTGGAGACAAATGGGATCACGATCGGAATAATTGGTCTAAGAAGAGTTCCAGTCTTTGTACTTATGAATG TTGGAAATGTCAAAAGCCTGGGCATCTTGCAGAAGATTGTTTG GCACTTGTTCAAcacaaattcaattcaataccaAGAGATCTTCTTGATTTATACAAAAG ATGCAGCCAAATTGGAAAAAACTTCTTGGCTGCTAAGTGCAACTCATGTTGTAGATCAGCAACCCTAGCTGCATGCCTATTCTGCGACATTAACTTTTGTGACAG TGCAGGCCACTTGAGCGAACATATTAAGGACCATCCATCCCACAAACAATACTACTCATATAAACTCAAGCGTCTG GTCAAATGCTGTAAAGCAACATGCGGGGTGACTGACATCAGAGATATTTTAGTTTGTCATTACTGTGTTAACAAGGCGTATGATAGATTTTATGATGTCTAG